The genomic DNA TGGTGGGCACCGAGCTCAAGCTCTCGCTGGCCCTGCTGCTGATCGTCGGCGTGCTGCTGGTGCGGCCCTCGGGCATCTTCGGCCGCAAGCTGGTGGCGAGGGTCTGAGCATGTCGGCATTGCCTCTTTCAAGCGAGCAGCCCTCCACCTTGGTCCCGCCATCCACCCGCGCCGCGCGAAGCTCGTGGCGAGCGCTCGCCCTGGGCGTGCTGGCTCTCGCGGCGCTGGCCGTGCCCTTCGCGCTGTCCGACTACCGCATCTTCCTTGCCACCATGACGCTGATCACCGCGATCGGCGTGCTCGGGCTCAACATGCTGGTGGGCTACAACGGCCAGCTCTCGCTGGGCCACGGCGCGCTGTATGCGCTGGGCGCGTACGTCACGGCGGTGCTGATGGAGCACGCCGGCTTCGCGTGGTGGGCCACGCTGCCGGTGTCGGCGGTGGTGTGCTTCGCATTCGGTTTCCTGTTCGGCTGGCCTGCGCTGCGCCTGAAGGGCCACTACCTCGCGCTGGCCACCTTTGCACTCGCGCTGGCCACGCCGCAGCTGCTCAAGCACAAGGCGCTGGAGCCCTGGACCGGCGGGGTGCAGGGCATCGCGCTGATGAAGCCCGACGCGCCCTTCGGGCTCAAGCTCTCGTCCGACCAGTGGCTCTACCTCGTGGTGCTGGCCGTGGCGGTGCTGATGTTCCTCTGCGCGTGGAACATGCTGCGGGGCCGGCTCGGCCGGGCCACGATCGCGATACGCGAACAACCGATCGCGGCGTCCGCCATGGGCATCAACGTGCCCTATGTGAAGGCGATGACCTTCGGCATCAGCGCGCTCTACACCGGCGTGGCCGGCTCGCTCGGTGCGATCGCCACGGCCTTCGTCGCACCCGACAGCTTCGGCATGTTCGTGTCGGTGTTCTTTCTCGTGGGCGTGGTGGTGGGCGGCCTCGGCACGATCTCGGGCGCGCTGGTGGGCGCGGCCTTCATCCAGTTCATTCCCAATGTCGCCGACCAGATCTCGAAGTCCGCGCCTTCGGCCATCTTCGCGGGCTTCCTGATCCTGTGCATGTTCCTGATGCCGCAGGGCTTCGTCGGCCTGGTGAACAGCAGCCTGCGCCGCCTGGCCGCGCGACGTGCCGGCGAACGTCCCCGTCGAGGGGACTGACGCGCGCACGCGCCTGAGAGAAAGTCACACCATGCCCCGTGCCATCTACATCCATCCGAACGGCGAGCGCACCGAGCTCGACGTGGCCAACGGCCAGAGCCTCATGCTGGCCGCCACCACCCACGACGTGCAAGGCATCGTCGGCGACTGCGGCGGCGTCATGAGCTGCGCCACCTGCCACGTGATCGTCGACGACGCCTTCCTCGAGCGGATCCCGCCCGTGGTCGACACCGAAAGCCAGATGCTCGACTACACGGCCGCACCGCGCGAAGCGGGCAGCCGCCTGTCGTGCCAGATCGTCATGAGCGATGCGCTGGACGGCATTGCCGTGCGCATCGCGGACCCGCAACTGTAAGAACCGCATTCAACACGGAGAAACGCTTCATGCAAGTCACCGCATCCCAGGTCAGCGCCAAGCCCCCGACACCGCTGGCACCCAATCCCGGCCTCACGCCGATGATGCTCAACCACGCCGCATGGGTGACGCCCGACGCGGCGGCCACCACCGACTTCTACACCCGCATCATGGGCATGGAGCTGGCCAGCACGGTGCTGGACGACAGCGTGCCGTCGACCGGCGACGCCATTCCCTACTTCCACATTTTCTTCCGCATGGGCGACGGCTCGACCCTGGCCTTCTTCGAGGCGCCGGGCGTTCCGCCGCCGTCGAAGGCCAGCCATCCGGCCTACGACATCTTCAATCACATCGCGCTGCAGGCGAAGGACCGCGCCGAGGTGATGAAGTGGTACGAGTGGCTCACCTCGCAGGGCGTCGAGGTGATCGGGCCGACCGACCACAAGGGTCTGATCCTGTCGATCTACTTCCATGATCCGGCGGGCATCCGGCTGGAGGTCACCACGCCGCTCGACAAGGAGTGGAACCGCCACACCGACAAGGGCTACGCCGACCTCAAGCTGTGGGAAGACTGCAAGCGCCAGGCGAAGGCCGAAGGGCGCGACGTGCCGGAGGCGCTGCTCGAGCTCATCAAGGACGTGCGCAAGCGCTACGACGAGAAGGCATGACCCCGATCGCGCTGCGCCCGCTGTTCACGATCAAGGCGGAGGTCTCTGCGCCGCCGCAACTCGTGGGCGCCGTGCCGCACGGCTACACGCGGCGCGTGATGTGCGTGAGCGGAGGCCGCTTCGACGGCGAGCGCCTGCGCGGGCGCGTGCTGCCCGGCGGCGCCGACGTCGTGCTCGAGCGCCCGGATGGCGGGCTGCACCTGGACGTGCGCCTCGTGCTCGAGACCGACACCGGCGGCCTGGTCTACATGACCTACAGCGGGCGGCGAAACGGACCCACGCCGGCGATCATGAAGAAGATCGTGAACCGCGAGCCGATTCCACGCGGCGCCGACTACTTCCGCGTCGCCGTCCAGTTCGAAACGGCCGCGCCCGGTCTCGAATGGCTCAACGACCGGATCGCCATCGGCACCGGAACCCGCGAGCCCGACGGGCCGGTGTACGACATCTGGGAAGTGGCATGAAGCGCTTCGAGGGCCGGCCGGCCATCGTCACCGCCGCCGCCTCCGGCATCGGCCGGGCCATTGCGCTGAGGCTGCACGAGGAGGGCGCACGGGTGCTCGCGGTCGACATCAACGCGGCGGCGCTGGAAGCGCTGCCGCGCTCGGACACGCTGTGCACCCTGGTGGCCGACGTGACCGCCGAGGGCGCGCCGCAGGCGATCGTCGCGGAATGCCTGCGCGCGTTCGGCGGCATTCGCGTGCTGGTCAACAACGCGGGCCTCGGCAACTGCCCGCCCTTCCACGAAACCACCGACGCCGACTACGAGAAGTACGCCGGCATCAACCAGAAGGCGACCTTCATGATCACGCGCGCTGCCTTTCCCGCACTGATCCGGTCCGGCGGCGTGGTGCTCAACATCGCATCCACGCTGGGTGTGGTCGGCTACCGGCGCCAGGCCGTCTACTCGATGGCGAAGGCCGGCGTGATCGGCCTCACGCGCAACCTGGCCGCGGACTACGCCGACCAGGGCATCCGCGTCAACGCCATCGCACCCGGCATCATCGCGACGCCGCAGACCGCGGGGCGCCTCGGCACCGCGCGCTTCCAGGCCACGATCGTCGGCACCACGCCGATGGGCCGGCCCGGCCTGCCCGAAGAGATCGCCGGCGCGGCCGCATTTCTGTGCAGCGACGACGCGGGCTTCGTCACCGGCCAGGTGCTGGCGGTCGACGGCGGCCAGACGACCAGCGCCTACCTCAGCGAGCCCTTGGTGCAGTGCTGGGTCGACGCGCATCCCGACCACTGAATCCCTGGAGTTTTTTCATGCGCATCGCATTGATCACCGGCGCCGCGGGCGGGCTGGGGCTGGCCAGCGCCCGCAGGCTGGCCGAAGAGGGACTGACCATCGCCGTCGCCGACCTGCATGCGGAGGCCGCCCGGCGCGCCGCCGCCACGCTGCCCGGCGCCGGTCACATCGGCCTGGCCTGCAACGTGGCCGACGAGGACAGCGTGCGCGCCGCCTTCGACACGGTGCAGGACAGGCTCGGCCCTGTCGGCGTGCTCGTCTGCTTCGCCGGCATCCTCAGCGCCCAGCCGTCGCCGGGCCGGCTGCCCACGGTCGACATCACGCTGCAGGAATGGGACGCCGTGATGCGCGTCAACGCGCTCGGCACTTTCCTGTGTGTGCGCGAGATGCTGCGCCGTTGCGACGGAAGGGCCGTCGAGCACGGCCGCATCGTCACCGTCGCCTCGCTCGCCGGCCAGATGGGCGGCATGCAGAGCGGAGCGGCCTACAGCGCGTCGAAGGGCGCGGTGCTGGCCTTGTCGAAGGTGGTGGCGCGCGAGGCCGCGCCGCTGGGCATCACGGTCAACACCGTCGCGCCCGGACCGATCGACACGCCCATGCTGCACCAGACCGTGCCCGCCGGCGCCGGTGACCGGAAGTACCTCGGCACCGCGGCCGTGCCGCTGGGCCGCATCGGCCTGCCCGAGGAAATCGCTGCCGCCGTGTCGTACCTCGTCTCGCCCGGCGCCGGCTTCGTCACCGGCGCCACCCTCGACGTCAACGGCGGCATGTTGATGCGCTGACCACCCCTGAAGGAGATCCACGATGAACGCGATCGACGCTTGCCCCTTCCATCCGGCCAACAGCGACTTCAAGCCGTACTACAGCCCCGAACTGCACGCCGCATTCGAACGCCAGCGGCGCGACGAACCGGTCTTCTGGAGCGAAGAGATCGGCTACTGGGTGCTGACCCGGCATGCCGATGTCTACGCGGTGCTGCACGACGGCGCGCGCTTCTCGTCGCAGAACACCACGCGGCCCGTCACGCCCATGCACCCCGACGCGCAGGCCATCCTGAAGGAGGGCGGCTATGCACAGACCGGCAGCCATTCGAGCCTGGACGGCGCCGTGCACAAGCGCATCCGCGGCGTCACCGGCCAGGTGCTGAATCTGCGCGAATTCGTCAAGCTCGAGTCGCACATCCGCCGCCTGGTGAACGAGGTGCTGGACCGCATCGACGGACAGGATCCGGTCGACCTGCTGCGCGACGTCAACTACGAGCTGCCGGCGCAGGTCGTCTTCAAGGTCCTGGGCATTCCCGATTCGGACATTCCCGACGTCAAGCACTGGGCGGGTGCGCGCAGCGTCATCGATTTCAGTCCCGCCACCCACGCGCAGCAGATCGAAGGCGCGCGCAACATGGTCGCGTTCTGGCAGTACTGCACCGAGATGGTCCACGAGCGGCTCAGGCATCCGCAGGACGACTTCACCAGCCGCATGCTCGCCATCCGCAACGGCGACGACGCCGTGATGACCATCCCCGAGATCATCACCCACACCTTCGGCGTCGCCTTCGCCGGCCACGAGACGACGACCAACCAGCTCACCAACACCTTCCGCAGCCTGCTGCAGAACCGCGGCCAGTGGGAAGCGCTGTGCGCCGATCCTGCGCTGGCGGCCAACACGGTGGAAGAGGGCATGCGCTATGCCGGCGCCGTCATCGGCTGGCGCCGCGTCGCCCTCGAAGACGTCGCGTTCCGCGGCGTGCGGATTCCCGAGGGCGCGCCGATCATGCTGTCCTTCGCGTCGGCCAATCGCGACGAGGATGTGTTCGAGGATCCCCATCGCTTCGACATCCGGCGCGCCAATGCGCGCAAGCAGCTCACCTTCGGCAACGGCGTGCATTTCTGCCTCGGTGCGCCGCTCGCGCGGCTGGAGATGAAGATCGTGTTCGAGGAATTCGCCAAGCGCTTTCCGCGCATGCGGCTGGCCGAACCCGACGACACGCGGCACATGCATACCTTCGTCTTTCGCGCACCCAGCGCGCTGCCGGTGACGCTGCAATGACGGCGGCCATGTTCGCGGACAAAGTGGCCGTCGTCACTGGCGGGGCCAGCGGCGTCGGGCTGGCGCTCGTGCGGCAGTTGCTCGATGCCGGTGCCCGCGTCACGGTGGTCGACCGCGACGAAGCCGCATTGCAGCGCGCACTCGAAGCGCTGGACCCTGCAAGATCCATCGGCGTGGCCGCTGACGTGGCGCAGGAAGCGGACGTGCAGCGCTACGTCGACACGGCCATGCGCAAGTTCGGCTGTATCGATCTCTTCCACAACAACGCCGCCATCGTCGGCCCCCAATCGCCGCTGCTCGATGTCCGCATGCAGGACTTCGAGCGGATCTTCGCCGTCAACGTGCGCGGCGTCCTGCTGGGCATGCAGACCGTGGGCCGTGCGATGCGGGCGCAGGGCGGCGGGACGATGGTCAACACCGCGTCGGTGTCGGGGCAGCGCAGCAGCCGCGCCGAAGCGGGGCTGGGTGTGTACGGTGCTTCGAAGGCGGCCGTGATCCGGATGACGCAGCAGGCGGCGCTGGAGTTCGCGCCGCACGGAATCCGGATCAACGCCATCTGCCCGGGGCCGATCGATACGCCGCTGCTGCGCAGCACCTTCCGGGTGGATGGGCGCACCAAGGCGCAGGCCGAGGCGGCGCTCAAGCAGCACTTCCTGAACCAGCCCTTGAAGCGGGCCGCGACGGCCGAGGAAGTGGCGAACCTGGTGTTCTGGCTCCTCGGACCGCAGGCCAGCTTCGTCACCGGCGGGGTCTACAACGTCGACGGCGGCATGACGGCCTGAGGGGCGTGAGGCATCGCGGGATGCCTGCGCCCGCGTCGTGCGCGAGCCCTACTGCACGGTCACGAAATTCCCTGCCTTGACCTGCAGCAGCACGCCGCCATAGCTCGGGTTGCGCCCCGCATCGACGCTCCAGGTCCCGTTCCCCAGCACCATCGGCACCTTGTTGAGCCTGGCCAGTTCGTCGCGGATCTTCGTGCGATCGGGACTCGGCCCGGCGTTCCTCACGGCCTGCACGGCCACCTGGCCCAGGGCATAGCCCATCGCGGCCCAGTTGTCGGGAACGCTCTTGTACTTGGCCTGGTAGGCCTTCACGAAGGCCTGGTTCATCGGCGACGGGTCGTTGGGCGAATAGTCGGAGACGAAGTAGGTGCCTTCCACGGCCTTGCCGCCCGCCTTCACGAAGCCGGCGGAGCCGAGCGTGGAAGGCCCGACGAACTTGACCTTGGGATCGAGGCCGGCCTGCCGGATCTGCAGGATGAGGTTGGCCGCAACCTCTGCCGGCGCGGCGATGAAGATGGCGTCGGTCGGGATGGTGGCGACCTTGGTGGCGAGCGCGAGGAAGTTGGAATCGGCCGAGACGAATTTCTCGTCGGCGGCAATCGTGACGCCGGCCTTGCGCAGGTAGTCGGCCAGGGCGTCCTTCTGGCCGATGTAGCCGTCGTTGCTCTGGTCGTGCAGCAGCACGATGCGCTTGACGCCGAGCCTTTCGACCGCCAGCTTGCCGAGATAGCCCATGATGTCCACGGGCGTGGCCTGGATCTTGAAGGCCCAGGGGCCGGTGGCAAGGATGCCGGGCGAGCTGCCGATGGCGAGGATGGGCACCTTGAGGTCGTTGGCCACGGGCGCGGCGCCCAGGGCGTCGGCGCTCACGGTCGGGCCCAGGATCAGCATCGCGTTGTCGCGCTTGACGAACTGGTTGACCAGGCTGATGGTCTGCCCCTTGTCGCCGGCGGTGTCGGCCTCGACGATCCTGAACTTGTTGCCGCCGGGCAGGCCCTTCGCATTGGCTTCCTCCAGCGCGAGCTTCATGCCGTTCTGGATCGGCACGCCGCCGAAGGCGTAGGTGCCGGTCAGCGAGTTGAAGACGCCGACGGGAATTTCCTTGTCCTGTCCGTGGCTCAGGCCACTGATCGAAAGGGCGATGGCGCCGGCGAGTACGGCTCTGCGATGCAGGGTCATGGGTGTCTCCTTGGTATGGTTGATCGGGAGGTGACGGCCGTTATCCGGCCACCAGCGTGAGCGGCAGCACGTCGAGCGTGCGCAGCGTGTTGACGGGGCGCCAGCGCGCTTCGCCCGCCGGTTCGATGCGCTGCACGCGGCGGATGAGCGCGCCGAGGATGCTCTCGGCCTCGAGCCGCGAGATCATCTGGCCGATGCACACGTGCGCGCCCACGCCGAAGGCGCGATGCACCCCGGCGGTCTGGCGCGTCACGTCATAGCGGTCGGGGTCTTCCCACTGGCGCGGGTCGCGGTTGGCAGCGCCCATGTGGTAGCCGACCTTGGTGTCGGCCCGCAGGCGCACGCCGCCGAGTTCGAGCTCGCCGGTGGTGGTGCGGAACATGACCTGCGCCGGCGATTCCATGCGCAGTGCTTCCTCGAAGGCGCTCTTCAAAAGCGTGGGATTGGCCTTCACCAGGGCCAGCTGCTCGGGGTGTTCCGACAGCAGCTTGAGCGTGGAGCCGATGCCGGCGATGGTGGTGTCGACACCCGCGCGGAAGAACGAGCGAACGTGCAGCGGCGCGGTGCCGGCGTCGAAATCGCCCGCGTCCTCGGCCTCGTAGATCTTCTCGGCGAAGCCGCCCGGGCGCATGTGATCGCGCTGCAGCACCTGCTGGTACCAGTCCATGATCGGCGCGGCGCGCTCCAGGGTCCGCGCGACGCGTTCGTTGTTGGGTCCGAGCTGGTTGAAGTTGAGCTCGCCGGTCAGCTTGATGCGCTCCGGCGGCACGTCGATGCCGAGCACGGCAGGAAACACCTCGAGCACGAAGGCTTCGGTGATGTCGGCCACGCCGTCGATGCGGCCGCGGGCCACGGCCTGCTCGGCAATCTCCTCGGCGCGCTGGGCGAACTTGTCCTTCCAGGTCTTGACGACCAGCGGCGAGAGGATCTTCTGCAGTGCCGCGCGCACGCGCGTGTGCTCCGGCGGATCGATCTCCGAGATCGGGCTGCGCGTGCGCCAGGCGCCGGGCTTGCGGATGTCGCTCATGCCGACGCCGCCCTCGACGGTGAAGCGCGCGTGGTCGCTCGCCACGATGCCGGCCTCGGCATGGCGGGTCACGGCGTAGTAGCCGTGCGGCGCGACGAAGACGGCCGGCCCCATCTCGCGCATGCGCTCGAAGAGCGGGTAGGGGTTGGCGATGTTCTCGTCCGAGAACGGGTCCTCGTCGAGGACCGGCGCGTCGGCCATGTCGTTGGTGGCGGCGTGGTTCATGGCCTCACTCCTGGCTGGGCAGAACGCGGACCGTCACGTCGCTGATGCGCCAGCCGATGTCGGTGCGCCGGAAGCGCAGGTCGTACTTGCCGAACATGGCGATCTTGCCGGGGCCGTCGCGCCAATCGGTGATGAGTGCGCGCGCATGGCCCATGGCATCGTCGGCGCTGGCGCCGGGCACGGCGTAGAAGTCGGTCATCTGGTGGTGCATGCGCTGCCTGAATTTCTTCCTCATCACTTCGTCCATCAGCGCGAGCAGCTTGTCGCGGCCGCGGATGGTTTCCGGCGGAAGACCGCTGCCGCCCTGCGAGGCCGGCGGCGAGTTGGCGCGGGTCCAGCTGGCGTCCTCGGTGAAGAGCTGGACGAAGTCGGGATCGCCGGCGTCGGCCAGATGGCCGTAGCGGGCGAAGACGGAACGGATCTCGAGTTCGTCTTCGACGGGCAGGTGCGGAAAGCGCATGAGGGTCCCCGGGGGTGGTCGCATGCGGCCAGTGTCGCGATGCGCCGGACCCGCGTCAGTCCCCATCGCAGGGGACGCGCAGGCTGGCCGCATGGGCTGCGGGCCGATCCGTACCACCGCCGGGGGACATACAAGCGGCGGCCGCGTCCCGATGATGCCGGCCATGCTGATGCAACAACTTCTGAATGGCGTGGTCGTGGGCAGCGTCTACGCCCTGTTCGCACTCGGGTTCACCCTGCTGTTCGGCGTGAACCACATCATGAACATGGCCCACGGCTCGGTGTTCATGTGGGGTGCGTTCGCGGGCCTGTACGCGGTCACGATGCTCGACGCGCCGATCTACGTTGCGCTGCTGCTGGGCATGCTCGCGGGGGGGCTGGTGTCGGTGGCGCTCGATGTGTTCGCCTTCCGTCCGCTGCGGCGTCGCAATGCGCCGGAGTTCTCGGCCATCGTGTCGTCCATCGGTGCCGACCTCGTGCTGCTGGCGATTGCACAAAAGGTGTCGAACACGGCGGTCATGCGCTTTCCGTTCGACGCGTTCCCGGTGGTGGTCTACACCATCGGCGGCGTGCGCGTGCAACTCTTGCAACTGGTGATCGTGGGGCTGGTGATCGCGATGGTGTTCGGCCTGTTCTGGTACCTCTACCGCACCGGCTTCGGCCAGCGCATCCGCTGCGTCGCCTACTCGGAGCAGACCTCGCGCCTGCTCGGCATCAACCCGGGGCCGGTGAACATGCAGGTGTTCCTGATCTCGGGCGCGCTCGCGGGCATGGCCGGCGTGCTGATCGGGCTGGTCTTCAACTCGGTGCACTTCGCGATGGGCGAGCCGCTGCTGCTGCGCGCCTTCGCGATCATCATCCTCGGCGGGCTGGGCAGCATTCCGGGCGCGCTGATCGCCGGGCTCGCGATCGGCATCGTGCAGACGCTCGCGGTGGCCTACGTGTCGTCGGGCGTGTCCGAGGCGGTGGTGTTCATCGCGCTCTTCGTCGTCATCCTGCTCAGGCCGACGGGGCTCTTCGGCCAGTCCACCGCCGCGATGCGGGTGCAACGCGCATGATGAACTTCTTCTACACCTACCAGTCGCTGCTCGACCATGTGCTGGTCTACGCGCTGCTGGCGATGAGCCAGTACGTCGTGCTGCGCGCCGGCGTGTTCTCGCTCGGCACTGCGGGCTTCGCGGCCCTGGGCGCCTATGCGTGCGCGCTGCTGATCACCAAGGCCGGATGGACGCCGCTCGCGGCCATCGTCGCCGGCACCTTGCTCGGCGCGGTCGCGAGCGGGCTGCTGGCCATGCCGCTGTCGCGGCTGCGCGGCGTGTTCCAGGCGGTGGCCACGCTGGCGATGGTGCAGATCGTGCTGTCGGCCACGCAGAACTGGGTCAGCGTCACCAACGGCGCGCTCGGCGTCAACGGCATCCCCAAGGTGGCGGGCACCGGCGAGCTGCTGCTGACCGTGGTCGTGGTGGTGGCGGTGCTGGGCGCGATGGGGCGCTACCGCATCGGCCGCGCCATGGACGTGATCCGCGAGGACGAGACGGTGGCGGTGTCGCTGGGCATCTCGGTGCCGCACTACCACCGCATCGCGTTCGTTCTGTCGGGCTTTCTGGCGGGCCTGGGCGGCGCGCTGCAGGCGACCAGCAGCTATGCGATCACCCCCGGCGAGTTCGGCTTCGGCATGCTGGTGACTGTGCTCGCGATGGTGGTGCTCGGCGGCCGCACGTCGGTGTGGGGTGCGCTGGCGGGCGCCGCGATCCTCACCACGCTGCCCGAGCTTTTCCGCGTGTTCGCCGACTACCGCAATGTGGTGGAAGGCATCCTGCTGATGCTGGTCATCGTGTACCTGCCGCGCGGCGTGGCCGACACGCTGATCGCCATGCTGCGCGACCGCCGCCTGCGGCACCGGGCCGGCGGCGCGCGCGCGGGACAGGCATCGCTGCCGGCGATCACGAAGACCGTCACTGTCAACACCTCGATCGAAGGGGGCGCGCGCCCATGACCGCAACCCTGGTCCTTGAGGGCGTGGCCCGGCATTTCGGGGGCGTCCCCGCGGTGGACGGCCTCAGCCTGCAGGTGCCGGCCGGCCGGATCACCGGCCTGATCGGGCCCAACGGCGCCGGCAAGACGACGGTGGTGAACTTGATCACCGGCCTGTTGCATCTCACCGCCGGCAGGGTGCTGCTCGACGGGCGCGACGTCTCGCGCGACGAGGCGCCCGCATTGGCGCGCGCCGGCGTGGCGCGCACTTTCCAGAACATCCGGCTGGTGCCCGACGCGACCGTGGTCGAGAACGTGGTCGCCGGCTTTCATCGGCACGAGAAGTCCGGGCTGCTCGCCAACCTGCTGGGGTTGCCGTCGGCACGCGCCGAGGCACGCCGGATGAACGAGCGCGCGCGAGAACTGCTCGATGAGTTCGGCATGACGGCGCTGGCCGAGCACCGCGCGGGCAGCCTTTCCTATGGTCACCAGCGTCGCATCGAGATGATGCGCGCGCTGGCCACCAGCCCCAGGCTGCTGTTGCTCGACGAGCCGGTGGCCGGCATGAACGACGCCGAGGCCGAGAGCCTCGCGGGCATCTTTCGCAAGGTGGCCGCGAGCGGCGTGGCCGTGCTGCTGATCGAGCACAACATGCGCTTCGTCATGTCGCTGTGCTCGGATCTCTACGTGCTCGCTTCGGGCCGGCTGATCGCCGATGGACCGCCGCAGGCCGTGGGACGCGATCCGAAGGTGATCGAAGCCTATCTGGGAGCCTGACACATGCTGGACATCCGACATCTCGACGTCCACTACCGCGGCATCCAGGCGCTGCGCGGGGTGAACCTGACGGTGAAGAAGGGCGAGATCTTCGCCCTGATCGGCCCCAACGGCGCCGGCAAGTCGAGCCTCGTCAATGCCTTGTCGGGCATCGTGCCCGCCGGCGGCGAGATCCTCTTCGAAGGCCGTCCGCTGGGGCGGCTGCCTGCGCACCTGCGTTCGCGTGCCGGCATCATCCAGGTGCCCGAGGGGCGGCGCGTGATCGCGCCGCTGTCGGTGGCCGAGAACCTCGACCTGGGTCGTCAGGCGGCGGGCGTGCGCGGCAGCGATGCAGAGGACCTCGCCCGCGTGCACGCGCTGTTTCCCGTGCTGAAGGACAAGCGCAACCAGCTGTCGGGATCGCTGTCGGGCGGCCAGCAGCAGATGCTGGCGATCGGCCGCGCATTGATGGGGCGGCCCAGGGTGCTGATGCTCGACGAGCCGAGCCTCGGGCTGGCGCCGGTGATCATCAAGGAGGTGTTTCGCGCGCTGGTCCAGCTCAACCGCGAGGGCGTGACGATCCTGCTGGTCGAGCAGAACGCGCGCCTCGCGCTGCAGACC from Variovorax sp. PBL-E5 includes the following:
- a CDS encoding nuclear transport factor 2 family protein, producing the protein MRPPPGTLMRFPHLPVEDELEIRSVFARYGHLADAGDPDFVQLFTEDASWTRANSPPASQGGSGLPPETIRGRDKLLALMDEVMRKKFRQRMHHQMTDFYAVPGASADDAMGHARALITDWRDGPGKIAMFGKYDLRFRRTDIGWRISDVTVRVLPSQE
- a CDS encoding branched-chain amino acid ABC transporter permease, with product MLMQQLLNGVVVGSVYALFALGFTLLFGVNHIMNMAHGSVFMWGAFAGLYAVTMLDAPIYVALLLGMLAGGLVSVALDVFAFRPLRRRNAPEFSAIVSSIGADLVLLAIAQKVSNTAVMRFPFDAFPVVVYTIGGVRVQLLQLVIVGLVIAMVFGLFWYLYRTGFGQRIRCVAYSEQTSRLLGINPGPVNMQVFLISGALAGMAGVLIGLVFNSVHFAMGEPLLLRAFAIIILGGLGSIPGALIAGLAIGIVQTLAVAYVSSGVSEAVVFIALFVVILLRPTGLFGQSTAAMRVQRA
- a CDS encoding branched-chain amino acid ABC transporter permease; the encoded protein is MMNFFYTYQSLLDHVLVYALLAMSQYVVLRAGVFSLGTAGFAALGAYACALLITKAGWTPLAAIVAGTLLGAVASGLLAMPLSRLRGVFQAVATLAMVQIVLSATQNWVSVTNGALGVNGIPKVAGTGELLLTVVVVVAVLGAMGRYRIGRAMDVIREDETVAVSLGISVPHYHRIAFVLSGFLAGLGGALQATSSYAITPGEFGFGMLVTVLAMVVLGGRTSVWGALAGAAILTTLPELFRVFADYRNVVEGILLMLVIVYLPRGVADTLIAMLRDRRLRHRAGGARAGQASLPAITKTVTVNTSIEGGARP
- a CDS encoding ABC transporter ATP-binding protein, whose amino-acid sequence is MTATLVLEGVARHFGGVPAVDGLSLQVPAGRITGLIGPNGAGKTTVVNLITGLLHLTAGRVLLDGRDVSRDEAPALARAGVARTFQNIRLVPDATVVENVVAGFHRHEKSGLLANLLGLPSARAEARRMNERARELLDEFGMTALAEHRAGSLSYGHQRRIEMMRALATSPRLLLLDEPVAGMNDAEAESLAGIFRKVAASGVAVLLIEHNMRFVMSLCSDLYVLASGRLIADGPPQAVGRDPKVIEAYLGA
- a CDS encoding ABC transporter ATP-binding protein, translated to MLDIRHLDVHYRGIQALRGVNLTVKKGEIFALIGPNGAGKSSLVNALSGIVPAGGEILFEGRPLGRLPAHLRSRAGIIQVPEGRRVIAPLSVAENLDLGRQAAGVRGSDAEDLARVHALFPVLKDKRNQLSGSLSGGQQQMLAIGRALMGRPRVLMLDEPSLGLAPVIIKEVFRALVQLNREGVTILLVEQNARLALQTAHRAAVLEQGRVVHQGEACALANDPVIADHYFGRAGLIA